In a single window of the Streptomyces sp. NBC_00285 genome:
- a CDS encoding ATP-binding protein has product MSSPVNHVLRPPGQAVPTAGGADTLGETVRPPSAAVGRQRPPSGGPLVSAALLVSCSGEGFARARAFTRETLSCWSLGHRSDDATLVITELAANAVAHAVLRPAAGGAAEVWLGLALDQAHLLVTVSDPGDELPAYTPADVCDLREHGRGLYIVDALAEEWGWTSRPPAGKSVWAKLSTSPPP; this is encoded by the coding sequence GTGTCATCACCTGTGAATCACGTGCTCCGGCCGCCGGGCCAAGCTGTGCCGACGGCGGGCGGTGCGGACACCCTCGGCGAGACGGTGCGCCCTCCGAGTGCCGCCGTCGGGAGACAGCGACCACCGTCGGGCGGTCCCCTCGTCTCCGCCGCGCTGCTCGTCAGCTGCAGCGGGGAGGGCTTCGCCCGGGCCCGCGCCTTCACCCGCGAAACCCTGAGCTGCTGGTCCCTCGGCCACCGCAGCGACGACGCCACCCTCGTGATCACCGAGCTGGCGGCCAACGCCGTGGCCCACGCGGTGCTCCGGCCCGCGGCGGGCGGCGCGGCGGAGGTGTGGCTGGGGCTGGCCCTGGATCAGGCACATCTCCTGGTCACCGTCTCGGACCCCGGTGACGAACTGCCCGCGTACACGCCCGCCGATGTCTGTGATCTGCGCGAGCACGGCCGTGGCCTGTACATCGTCGACGCCCTGGCGGAGGAGTGGGGCTGGACCTCGCGGCCCCCGGCCGGCAAGTCCGTCTGGGCCAAGCTGTCGACCTCCCCTCCTCCCTGA
- a CDS encoding DUF5133 domain-containing protein: MLVPDPKTVRTLLTRYASLRIAQAERMRPTTARELDDVSYTLCVMMHTTDVAEAVARADALLSAAGRTDPDGETGLPLAV, encoded by the coding sequence GTGCTCGTTCCGGACCCGAAGACTGTCAGAACGCTGCTGACCCGCTACGCGTCGCTGAGGATCGCGCAGGCGGAGAGGATGAGGCCGACGACGGCTCGTGAGCTGGACGACGTCAGCTACACACTGTGCGTGATGATGCACACCACCGATGTCGCCGAAGCGGTTGCCAGGGCGGATGCCCTGCTGTCGGCCGCCGGGCGTACGGACCCGGACGGTGAGACCGGCCTGCCACTGGCCGTGTGA
- a CDS encoding GlxA family transcriptional regulator, with product MHSVAILVLDDVVPFDMAAPMQVFDWTHLPDGRPAYRVRLCAESPEVRADGGFTLQVEHGLEALAEADTVIVPGCSPAAGPPSPRVLTALREAAAAGTRIASVCAGAFVLAEAGLLDGLRATTHWVAAEQLARRFPAVEVQPDVLYVDNGQILTSAGAAAALDLCLHMIRRDLGSSVAAHTARMSVMPLEREGGQAQFIVHDHPPVPRGSALEPLLEWIEDRLAQEITLAAMAARSGMSERTFSRRFREQTGSTPLQWLLRARVRRAQYLLENTGHPVERIARQAGFGSPTAFRERFRRVVGTTPQAYRAAFHAKDAVPTAHS from the coding sequence ATGCACTCCGTGGCGATCCTGGTCCTCGATGACGTGGTGCCGTTCGACATGGCGGCCCCCATGCAGGTGTTCGACTGGACGCATCTGCCCGACGGCCGCCCCGCCTACCGGGTCCGGCTGTGCGCCGAGTCGCCCGAGGTGCGGGCGGACGGGGGGTTCACCCTGCAGGTCGAACACGGCCTGGAGGCCCTCGCCGAGGCGGACACGGTCATCGTGCCGGGCTGCTCCCCCGCGGCCGGCCCGCCTTCCCCGCGCGTCCTGACGGCCCTGCGAGAGGCCGCCGCGGCGGGGACCCGCATCGCGTCCGTGTGCGCGGGTGCCTTCGTGCTGGCCGAGGCGGGGCTGCTGGACGGGCTGCGTGCCACCACCCACTGGGTGGCCGCCGAGCAACTCGCGCGGCGCTTCCCCGCCGTCGAGGTCCAGCCGGACGTGCTGTACGTCGACAACGGTCAGATCCTGACCTCCGCAGGTGCGGCCGCCGCCCTCGACCTGTGCCTGCACATGATCCGCCGGGACCTGGGGTCGTCGGTCGCCGCGCACACCGCCCGGATGTCGGTCATGCCGCTCGAACGTGAGGGCGGGCAGGCCCAGTTCATCGTGCACGACCATCCGCCCGTACCCCGCGGTTCGGCACTGGAGCCGCTCCTGGAGTGGATCGAGGACCGTCTCGCTCAGGAGATCACCCTCGCTGCGATGGCGGCCCGCTCCGGGATGAGCGAACGCACCTTCAGCCGCCGCTTCCGCGAGCAGACGGGCAGCACACCCCTGCAGTGGTTGCTGCGGGCCCGGGTGCGGCGCGCCCAGTACCTGCTGGAGAACACCGGACACCCGGTCGAACGGATCGCGCGGCAGGCGGGGTTCGGCTCCCCCACGGCGTTCCGGGAGCGCTTTCGCCGGGTGGTCGGCACCACACCGCAGGCGTACCGCGCGGCCTTCCACGCGAAGGACGCCGTCCCCACGGCGCATTCCTGA
- the tgmB gene encoding ATP-grasp ribosomal peptide maturase, translating to MTVLILTCEEDVTADMVVVHLDAMGVPVVRLDPADLTEGVALSGEYVHGAFRGHLSAGGRLVGISGLRSIWVRRPGTPAVRAAQPSDWLTEESAQALYGMLRGSDARWMNHPDAAGRARHKPWQLRLAQRCGLPVPATIVTTFPQAAREFAERYPDLVVKPVSGAHPQDPPRAVPTSRVEPDTDFAAVAFGPTLLQRRVAKRADIRLTVVGETMLAARKVTGADDEVDVRFAASDASWHPTDVAPRVAAAVLDYLKRAELAYGAFDFAEDGDGTWWFLECNQSGQFGFVEVETGQPIARSIAEWLALPGPEQRASANGANTTVS from the coding sequence ATGACCGTGTTGATTCTGACCTGCGAAGAGGACGTGACGGCCGACATGGTCGTCGTGCACCTCGACGCCATGGGGGTTCCGGTGGTCCGGCTCGATCCGGCGGATCTCACCGAGGGGGTCGCGCTGTCCGGCGAATACGTCCACGGCGCCTTCCGCGGCCACCTCTCGGCCGGCGGGCGACTGGTGGGCATCTCCGGGCTGCGTTCGATCTGGGTCCGCCGGCCTGGCACACCCGCGGTGCGGGCGGCGCAGCCCTCCGACTGGCTGACCGAGGAGTCCGCCCAGGCGCTGTACGGCATGCTCCGCGGCAGTGACGCCCGGTGGATGAACCATCCCGACGCGGCCGGGCGGGCTCGTCACAAGCCGTGGCAGCTGCGGCTCGCCCAGCGCTGCGGCCTGCCCGTTCCGGCGACGATCGTGACAACGTTTCCGCAGGCCGCGCGCGAGTTCGCCGAGCGCTACCCCGATCTGGTGGTCAAGCCGGTCTCCGGCGCGCATCCGCAGGATCCGCCGCGGGCGGTGCCGACCAGCCGGGTCGAACCGGACACCGACTTCGCGGCCGTCGCGTTCGGCCCCACCCTGCTGCAGCGGCGGGTCGCCAAACGGGCCGACATACGCCTGACCGTCGTCGGCGAGACGATGCTGGCCGCGCGGAAGGTCACCGGTGCCGACGACGAGGTGGACGTCCGCTTCGCCGCGTCCGACGCGTCCTGGCACCCCACCGACGTTGCGCCACGGGTCGCCGCGGCCGTCCTCGACTACCTCAAGAGGGCCGAACTGGCCTACGGCGCCTTCGACTTCGCGGAGGACGGGGACGGGACCTGGTGGTTCCTGGAGTGCAACCAGTCGGGACAGTTCGGCTTCGTCGAGGTGGAGACGGGCCAGCCGATCGCGCGCAGCATCGCCGAATGGCTGGCCCTGCCGGGCCCGGAGCAGCGCGCTTCCGCCAACGGAGCGAACACCACGGTGTCCTGA
- the tgmA gene encoding putative ATP-grasp-modified RiPP — protein sequence MQPFALNYARPAAALEATTPYVYDSGRQLNVLMDGRVAARDHALMRELGTTTSTAGSKTHFDD from the coding sequence ATGCAACCGTTCGCGCTCAACTACGCACGTCCGGCAGCGGCGTTGGAGGCGACCACTCCGTACGTCTACGACTCCGGACGGCAGTTGAACGTGCTCATGGACGGCCGGGTCGCGGCCCGCGACCATGCCTTGATGAGGGAACTGGGGACCACCACGTCCACGGCGGGCTCCAAGACTCACTTCGACGACTGA
- a CDS encoding YkvA family protein produces MDSTTALIVVAAVLAALALAVAVGLLVRLVRTRRGLRRAGLPTGPRWVFWGALLYFVLPTDLVPDPVYLDDIGVLLLALRTLRVSPDDRAALRLAERDPEPPRRP; encoded by the coding sequence GTGGATTCGACCACAGCACTGATCGTCGTCGCCGCGGTGCTCGCGGCGCTGGCACTGGCGGTGGCCGTAGGACTGCTGGTACGGCTCGTCCGAACCCGGCGCGGTCTGCGGCGGGCCGGGCTTCCCACCGGGCCCCGCTGGGTCTTCTGGGGCGCCCTGTTGTACTTCGTACTGCCTACCGATCTGGTGCCGGACCCGGTGTATCTCGATGACATCGGTGTCCTGCTGCTCGCGTTGCGGACCCTGCGCGTCTCTCCCGACGACCGGGCCGCGCTGCGGCTCGCCGAGCGGGACCCGGAGCCACCGCGCCGCCCGTGA
- a CDS encoding PadR family transcriptional regulator — protein MTQAAFFVLTALADQPRHGYGILREVEELSAGSVQMRVGTLYGVLDRLTADALIVLDREEVQQGRLRRYYRLTDAGTAALDAEAERLAAGASAAKKRIAQGRRAPGSAPTGRGLAGGLA, from the coding sequence ATGACACAGGCGGCGTTCTTCGTCCTGACCGCCCTCGCCGATCAGCCGCGGCACGGCTACGGCATCCTGCGCGAGGTCGAGGAGCTCTCCGCGGGAAGCGTGCAGATGCGCGTCGGCACGCTCTACGGGGTACTCGACCGGCTCACCGCCGACGCTCTGATCGTGCTGGACCGTGAAGAGGTGCAGCAGGGCCGGCTCCGGCGCTACTACCGCCTCACCGACGCGGGGACCGCGGCCCTGGACGCCGAGGCGGAGCGGCTGGCCGCCGGAGCGAGCGCCGCGAAGAAACGGATCGCCCAGGGGCGGCGTGCCCCCGGCAGTGCCCCCACGGGCCGCGGACTCGCCGGAGGTCTGGCATGA
- a CDS encoding lamin tail domain-containing protein, with amino-acid sequence MRRGHIAAVAAAGALTVLATIPAHAAEYSSALKIKGVQYDAPGRDSNSCATGNTDEEYLTIKNYSRTATVNLKGYVVRDSTSTNKFTFTKNHTLQPGDYVKLRGGRGTDSDAHNVVYRNNCNFIWNNDKDTIRLYKPSGAHADTHAYTASANDPDGNGYITYHG; translated from the coding sequence ATGCGCAGAGGACACATAGCCGCCGTCGCGGCCGCGGGCGCGCTGACCGTGCTGGCCACGATCCCGGCCCACGCCGCCGAGTACTCGTCGGCGCTGAAGATCAAGGGCGTGCAGTACGACGCCCCGGGCCGGGACTCCAACAGTTGCGCCACCGGCAACACCGACGAGGAGTACCTGACGATCAAGAACTACTCACGGACCGCGACGGTGAACCTCAAGGGGTACGTCGTCAGGGACTCCACCAGCACCAACAAGTTCACGTTCACGAAGAACCACACGCTCCAGCCCGGCGACTACGTCAAGCTGCGCGGCGGCCGCGGCACCGACTCCGACGCGCACAACGTCGTCTACCGCAACAACTGCAACTTCATCTGGAACAACGACAAGGACACGATCCGCCTCTACAAGCCCTCGGGCGCGCATGCCGACACTCACGCGTACACCGCGAGCGCCAACGACCCGGACGGCAACGGGTACATCACCTACCACGGCTGA
- a CDS encoding glycoside hydrolase family 43 protein: MSAHPHLSRRGLLGMTAAVPLALTLGSGTAHAADSAYAMVYFTESTNLGDGTDYGLHLAVSPDGLNWTPLNQNNPLVTPTAGALGLRDPFLMRKQDGTFVVLATDLKGTDWSYNSQYIHVWDSADLRTFTGYRRLKLHDMTTHSWAPEAFWDAGRGQYAVIYSSVNSSGHNVIMVNYTSDFVTASAPQVFFDPGYDVIDGDMAVGVSGYNYLYFKKNQTLVSARSTSLNPGSFTEYSAGVAHGGTEAPTVVKSLTSGTWWLWGDTYTPNGVFYAWQSSSPATGTWTALDQKTYTQPVNSKHCGITTITTAEYNNLLTKWGAPAWNRLKSYNYPARYVRHSNYVGRIDEYPVEPYKDSLWTLVPGLADSSGVSFRSVNYPTRYLRHYNYALQLDVNDGTSTFAGDATFYRTAGLADASWASFRSYNNPTRYIRHSDYVLRIDPISTTTEKQDATFRVGY, translated from the coding sequence ATGAGCGCACACCCCCACCTGTCCCGTCGTGGCCTGCTCGGCATGACCGCCGCCGTCCCCCTGGCCCTGACCCTCGGCTCCGGAACGGCCCACGCCGCGGACTCGGCGTACGCGATGGTCTACTTCACCGAGTCGACCAACCTCGGCGACGGCACCGACTACGGCCTGCACCTGGCCGTCAGCCCCGACGGGCTGAACTGGACGCCGCTCAACCAGAACAACCCGCTGGTCACCCCCACCGCCGGCGCCCTGGGCCTGCGCGACCCGTTCCTGATGCGCAAGCAGGACGGCACGTTCGTGGTCCTCGCCACCGACCTCAAGGGCACCGACTGGAGCTACAACAGCCAGTACATCCACGTCTGGGACTCCGCCGACCTGCGCACGTTCACCGGCTACCGGCGCCTCAAGCTGCACGACATGACCACCCACAGCTGGGCACCCGAGGCGTTCTGGGACGCCGGCCGCGGCCAGTACGCGGTCATCTACTCCTCGGTCAACAGCAGCGGCCACAACGTGATCATGGTCAACTACACCAGCGACTTCGTCACCGCCTCCGCCCCACAGGTCTTCTTCGACCCCGGCTACGACGTGATCGACGGCGACATGGCCGTCGGCGTGAGCGGCTACAACTACCTCTACTTCAAGAAGAACCAGACCCTGGTCAGCGCCAGGTCCACCTCCCTGAACCCGGGCAGCTTCACCGAGTACAGCGCGGGCGTGGCGCACGGCGGCACCGAGGCCCCGACCGTGGTCAAGTCCCTGACGTCGGGCACCTGGTGGCTGTGGGGCGACACCTACACACCCAACGGCGTCTTCTACGCCTGGCAGTCGAGCAGCCCCGCCACCGGGACCTGGACCGCCCTGGACCAGAAGACCTACACCCAGCCGGTCAACTCCAAGCACTGCGGCATCACGACGATCACCACGGCCGAGTACAACAACCTGCTCACCAAGTGGGGCGCACCCGCATGGAACAGGCTCAAGTCCTACAACTACCCGGCCCGTTACGTCCGTCACTCCAACTACGTGGGCCGCATCGACGAGTACCCCGTCGAGCCCTACAAGGACTCCCTGTGGACCCTCGTCCCGGGCCTCGCCGACAGCTCCGGCGTCTCCTTCCGGTCGGTCAACTACCCCACGCGCTACCTGCGGCACTACAACTACGCACTCCAACTGGACGTCAACGACGGCACGTCGACGTTCGCCGGTGACGCGACCTTCTACCGCACGGCGGGCCTTGCGGACGCGAGCTGGGCCTCCTTCCGCTCCTACAACAACCCGACCCGCTACATCCGGCACTCCGACTACGTCCTGCGCATCGACCCGATCTCCACGACCACCGAGAAGCAGGACGCCACATTCCGAGTAGGTTACTGA
- a CDS encoding jacalin-like lectin: MRRLFAALAATTAVLGGLTVAAPSASAADSGSFNVLTYNVAGLPSALSSASTPRDTSTTAIGQRIAPYDIVHVEEDFNYHSYLYAGDTNHAYRTPTSGGAGIGSGLNTLSKIPYDEDDFERVHWNSCQIDSGDCLTPKGFSFMRERLADGVYVDFYNLHTNAGTNDGDEASRADNLNQLTAFINSHSAGNAVVVMGDTNTRYTRSADTIAEFGAANGLTDAWVKLIRGGTPPTKGSDALVCDQTGATVPNTCEVVDKVLYRSSKLVSLNATSYNNEHAKFLTDAGLMLSDHDPVTVGFTWSRSAAYQLSDQYGGPHGDYYNDITSVPAGARATTIGLRAGARVDQMNLTLANGTTLAHGGTGGTASSLTLGSSEYVTTANLCQADKDGHTRIFYAKFTTNLGRTLAGGTTTSDCVTRTAPSGWQIAGFHGRAADEVDKIGFIYTQR; this comes from the coding sequence ATGCGCAGACTCTTCGCCGCTCTGGCGGCGACCACCGCCGTGCTCGGCGGACTCACCGTGGCGGCCCCGTCCGCCTCGGCGGCCGACTCGGGCAGCTTCAACGTCCTCACCTACAACGTGGCCGGCCTGCCCTCGGCCCTCTCCAGCGCGTCGACCCCGCGCGACACCAGCACCACGGCGATCGGCCAGCGCATAGCGCCGTACGACATCGTCCATGTGGAGGAGGACTTCAACTACCACTCCTACCTCTACGCGGGCGACACGAACCACGCCTACCGCACCCCCACCAGCGGTGGCGCCGGCATCGGCAGCGGTCTCAACACACTGTCCAAAATCCCGTATGACGAGGACGACTTCGAGCGGGTGCACTGGAACTCGTGCCAGATCGACTCGGGTGACTGCCTGACCCCCAAGGGCTTCAGCTTCATGCGCGAGCGCCTGGCCGACGGCGTCTACGTCGACTTCTACAACCTGCACACCAACGCCGGCACCAACGACGGCGACGAGGCCTCACGCGCCGACAACCTCAACCAGCTCACCGCCTTCATCAACAGCCACTCGGCCGGCAACGCTGTCGTGGTCATGGGCGACACCAACACCCGCTACACCCGCAGCGCCGACACCATCGCCGAGTTCGGCGCCGCCAACGGCCTCACGGACGCCTGGGTGAAGCTCATCCGCGGCGGCACCCCGCCCACCAAGGGCAGCGACGCCCTGGTCTGCGACCAGACCGGGGCCACCGTCCCCAACACCTGCGAGGTCGTCGACAAGGTCCTCTACCGCAGCAGCAAACTCGTCTCGCTCAACGCCACGTCGTACAACAACGAGCACGCCAAGTTCCTCACAGACGCCGGCCTCATGCTCTCCGACCACGACCCGGTCACCGTCGGCTTCACCTGGTCGCGCAGCGCCGCCTACCAGCTCAGCGACCAGTACGGCGGCCCGCACGGCGACTACTACAACGACATCACCAGCGTCCCCGCCGGCGCCCGCGCCACCACCATCGGCCTGCGGGCCGGCGCCCGCGTCGACCAGATGAACCTGACCCTGGCGAACGGCACCACGCTCGCCCACGGCGGCACCGGCGGCACCGCGTCCTCCCTGACGCTCGGCAGCAGTGAGTACGTGACGACGGCGAACCTCTGCCAGGCCGACAAGGACGGTCACACGCGGATCTTCTACGCCAAGTTCACCACCAACCTGGGCCGTACGCTGGCCGGCGGCACCACGACTTCGGACTGCGTGACCCGCACCGCCCCGTCCGGCTGGCAGATCGCCGGGTTCCACGGACGCGCCGCCGACGAGGTCGACAAGATCGGCTTCATCTACACCCAGCGCTGA
- a CDS encoding peptidoglycan-binding domain-containing protein, producing MTEPPVLVCPECGTPRAADGTPACSCAHRASEAHLESRAAEAAAAEDFDPVRIRPFVEVGEEPTEPAGDPESPDEAGELTGTPLMSTDVVRTEASPLDGPPADLPASGAPDRRKRRTVLVAGVGAAVAVLVTGGFISGLFTYDGPERDGSVAGGVRAGVPEEPPASGRPSAMASSPTATPTQSSAPPTSSASAEPGGSASPTATATTTPVGIPSSVAATATAAPRPTASNSRPLVLRLGDQGPEVVELQLRLRQIGFYDGDADGDFDQDVESGVRSYQVARLVLQDESGVYGAATRALLESETSQP from the coding sequence GTGACTGAACCACCGGTCCTCGTCTGCCCGGAATGCGGGACGCCCCGGGCGGCGGACGGCACTCCTGCCTGCTCCTGCGCCCACCGCGCCTCCGAGGCCCATCTGGAGTCCCGTGCGGCCGAGGCCGCGGCCGCCGAGGACTTCGATCCGGTGCGCATACGACCGTTCGTGGAGGTCGGCGAGGAACCGACGGAGCCGGCGGGGGATCCGGAAAGTCCGGACGAGGCAGGGGAGTTGACCGGAACCCCTCTGATGTCCACCGACGTGGTACGAACCGAGGCCTCGCCGCTCGACGGGCCGCCCGCGGACCTCCCGGCCTCCGGCGCCCCGGACCGCCGCAAGCGGCGCACGGTGCTCGTCGCCGGAGTGGGGGCGGCCGTTGCCGTCCTGGTGACGGGCGGATTCATCAGTGGGCTCTTCACCTATGACGGCCCGGAGCGGGACGGTTCCGTGGCAGGTGGCGTGCGGGCCGGTGTTCCGGAGGAACCGCCTGCCTCGGGCAGGCCGTCCGCCATGGCCTCCTCTCCCACGGCGACCCCCACGCAGTCGTCCGCGCCGCCCACCTCCTCGGCGAGCGCGGAACCGGGCGGCAGTGCGAGCCCGACGGCCACCGCCACCACCACTCCCGTCGGCATCCCGTCCAGCGTCGCCGCCACCGCCACGGCGGCACCGAGGCCGACCGCGTCGAACAGCAGGCCGCTCGTCCTCCGCCTCGGCGACCAAGGGCCCGAGGTCGTCGAACTCCAGCTCCGCCTGCGGCAGATCGGCTTCTACGACGGCGACGCCGACGGCGACTTCGACCAGGACGTCGAGAGCGGGGTCCGCTCCTACCAGGTCGCCCGCCTGGTCCTTCAGGACGAGTCCGGCGTGTATGGCGCGGCGACGCGCGCCTTGCTCGAATCGGAGACCTCGCAGCCGTGA
- a CDS encoding IS110 family transposase, with translation MSEIWAGVDIGKTHHHTVVINAEGERLLSRRTLNDESELLALIGEVLAISDDALWAVDLNHGGAALLIGLLIAHDQPVAYLTGLAVHRASATYRGEGKTDAKDAFVIADQARVRRDLGLLRPGEEIAVDLRTLTTRRLDVVFDRTRQINRLRAQLLEIFPALERALDLTNKGPAILLTGYQTPSAIRRAGAKRIETWLKNRKVKGAAALAHIAVEAARAQHTTLPGEKLAAAMVARLAKAVLALDEEVAELDALVEARFCEHPHAEVIRSLPGMGPRLGAEFIAATGGDMDAFGSADRLAGFAGLAPQPRDSGRVSGNLRRPRRYHRGLLRAMYLSAMASLKSCPASKTYYQRKRSEGKGHKQALLALARRRINVLWAMIRDSECYHSSLPTTEAA, from the coding sequence ATGTCCGAGATCTGGGCCGGGGTGGACATCGGCAAGACGCATCATCACACCGTGGTGATCAATGCAGAGGGCGAGCGGTTGCTGTCCCGCCGGACCCTGAACGACGAGAGTGAGCTGCTGGCGCTGATCGGCGAAGTGCTGGCGATATCCGACGATGCGCTTTGGGCCGTCGATCTCAACCACGGGGGCGCCGCCCTGCTGATCGGCCTGCTCATCGCCCACGACCAGCCAGTCGCCTACCTCACCGGCCTGGCGGTTCACCGAGCCTCGGCCACCTATCGGGGCGAGGGGAAGACCGACGCGAAAGACGCCTTCGTCATCGCCGACCAGGCCCGCGTCCGCCGGGACCTGGGACTGCTCAGGCCCGGGGAAGAGATCGCTGTCGACCTGCGCACCCTGACCACCCGGCGCCTTGACGTGGTCTTCGACCGCACCCGGCAGATCAACCGCCTCCGGGCCCAACTGCTGGAGATATTCCCTGCGTTGGAACGGGCGCTGGACTTGACCAACAAGGGTCCTGCGATCCTTCTGACCGGCTACCAGACGCCGTCAGCGATCCGCCGCGCAGGCGCGAAGCGGATCGAGACCTGGCTGAAGAACCGCAAGGTCAAAGGTGCCGCCGCACTCGCTCACATCGCCGTGGAAGCCGCCCGGGCCCAGCACACCACGCTGCCCGGCGAGAAACTGGCCGCCGCGATGGTGGCCCGCCTCGCGAAGGCGGTGCTGGCCCTCGACGAGGAGGTCGCGGAACTCGACGCCCTGGTCGAGGCCCGGTTTTGCGAACATCCCCACGCCGAGGTGATCCGCAGCCTGCCCGGTATGGGGCCCAGGCTCGGCGCCGAGTTCATCGCCGCGACGGGTGGCGACATGGATGCCTTCGGCAGTGCCGACCGCCTGGCCGGCTTCGCCGGCCTGGCCCCGCAGCCCCGCGACTCCGGCCGCGTAAGCGGCAACCTGCGCAGACCCCGCCGCTACCACCGCGGCCTGCTGCGGGCCATGTACTTGTCGGCGATGGCCAGCCTCAAGTCCTGCCCCGCCTCCAAGACGTACTACCAGCGAAAGCGGAGCGAAGGAAAGGGGCACAAGCAGGCTCTCCTCGCCCTCGCACGTCGACGCATCAACGTTCTGTGGGCGATGATCCGCGACAGCGAGTGCTATCACTCCTCACTTCCCACCACAGAAGCGGCTTGA